Proteins from one Ipomoea triloba cultivar NCNSP0323 chromosome 1, ASM357664v1 genomic window:
- the LOC116007941 gene encoding ubiquitin-conjugating enzyme E2 36-like gives MANSNLPRRIIKETQRLLSEPAPGISASPSEDNMRYFNVMILGPTQSPYEGGVFKLELFLPEEYPMAAPKVRFLTKIYHPNIDKLGRICLDILKDKWSPALQIRTVLLSIQALLSAPNPDDPLSENIAKHWKTNEVEAVETAKEWTRLYASGA, from the exons ATGGCTAACAGCAATCTCCCTCGAAGAATCATCAAG GAAACACAGCGGCTCCTTAGCGAACCAg CCCCGGGAATAAGTGCATCTCCATCAGAAGACAATATGCGGTATTTTAATGTGATGATTCTTGGTCCAACACAGTCTCCTTATGAAG GTGGTGTTTTCAAGCTGGAATTGTTTTTGCCTGAAGAGTACCCAATGGCTGCTCCAAAG GTTCGGTTCCTCACCAAAATCTACCACCCTAATATTGATAAG CTTGGAAGGATCTGTCTTGATATTCTCAAAGACAAGTGGAGTCCTGCTCTTCAGATTCGTACTGTACTTTTGAG CATTCAAGCACTTTTGAGTGCTCCAAATCCAGACGATCCACTTTCTGAAAACATTGCAAAACATTGGAAGACAAATGAGGTTGAAGCTGTTGAAACAG CAAAAGAATGGACTCGCCTTTATGCTAGTGGTGCCTGA
- the LOC116001212 gene encoding TPR repeat-containing thioredoxin TTL1-like, with translation MAHSRKGSISGADGLGDRFKNSLRCNEPEIDKPDFRELDLGSPVSPLLFRRRGTSSSTATTTSSSSSSSGSVSGRNGSNPVQKRSDLNHSGELSGSVDSSPTARGSKPGYAKSDSGGSHPLIYSGASSPALNTLPAGNICPSGRVLTTGMANRATKNDVLGSGTVNYGHGSIMRGGGVHKSSGASSTGLPTNSKGFVVGETVKGGMRNDPEELKLMGNEHYKKGQYSEALNLYEKAIAISPRNAAYHCNRAAALIALKRVDEALRECEEAIRLDQGYVRAHHRLGSLFLSLGQVENARRHMCLAGHQPDHVEVTKLERVEKHIGKCNDARRLGDWRSMLREADAAIASGADASPQLFACRAEALLKLSQLDDADSSLSNVPQIKPITASYTQSKIFGMLSEAYLLFVRAQVELALGRFGNALSAIEKAGQIDSRNIEVSLLLSNVRLVSQARIRGNDLFKSERYTEACAAYGDGLRLDPSNSVLYCNRAACWYKLGQWEKSVGDCNQALHIQPKYTKALLRRAASNMKLELWAEAVRDYEVLRRELPHDNEVAESLLHARGALKKSRGEEVHNSKFGGEIEIVSGLEQFRAAILSPGVSVVHFKAASNVQCWEISAFLDTLCSKYRSINFLKVDVEDCPVLANAENVRIVPTFKIYKKGERVKDLVCPSPEELESLVRHYCI, from the exons ATGGCGCATTCTAGGAAGGGATCCATTTCTGGGGCTGATGGGTTGGGTGATCGGTTCAAGAACTCGCTGAGATGCAATGAACCGGAAATTGATAAGCCGGATTTTAGGGAACTCGATCTGGGCTCGCCGGTCTCGCCGTTGCTTTTTCGCCGGAGAGGGACTAGTTCTTCCACCGCTACAACCACAAGTAGTAGCTCTAGCTCGTCTGGATCGGTTTCGGGTCGGAATGGGTCGAACCCGGTTCAGAAGCGGTCCGATTTGAACCACTCCGGTGAGCTATCGGGCTCGGTGGATAGTTCACCGACGGCGCGTGGGTCCAAACCGGGCTATGCGAAGTCTGATTCCGGCGGTTCCCACCCGCTAATCTACTCCGGAGCCAGCTCTCCGGCTTTGAATACTCTCCCGGCCGGTAACATCTGCCCGTCCGGCAGGGTTCTGACGACCGGCATGGCCAACCGGGCCACCAAGAACGATGTTTTGGGGTCTGGGACTGTGAATTATGGCCATGGCAGCATAATGCGGGGCGGTGGGGTCCACAAATCGAGTGGTGCTAGTAGTACCGGACTACCCACAAACTCGAAAGGATTTGTGGTTGGAGAGACAGTGAAGGGTGGAATGCGAAATGATCCAGAGGAGTTGAAGTTGATGGGGAATGAGCACTACAAGAAGGGTCAGTATTCCGAGGCTTTGAATCTTTACGAAAAGGCCATTGCGATTTCACCCAGAAATGCAGCCTACCATTGTAATCGGGCGGCAGCATTGATTGCTCTAAAGCGGGTAGATGAAGCATTGAGGGAATGTGAGGAAGCTATTAGATTGGATCAAGGATATGTAAGAGCCCACCATCGATTAGGATCTTTGTTTCTTAG TTTAGGACAGGTTGAAAATGCCAGACGACACATGTGTTTAGCGGGCCACCAGCCAGATCACGTTGAAGTGACGAAGTTGGAGAGGGTGGAGAAACATATAGGAAAATGCAACGATGCCAGGAGACTCGGAGATTGGAGGAGTATGTTGAGGGAAGCTGACGCTGCAATTGCCTCTGGAGCCGATGCATCTCCTCAG CTATTTGCTTGTAGAGCCGAAGCGCTTCTAAAGCTCTCCCAATTAGATGATGCTGACTCAAGCCTATCGAATGTTCCTCAAATAAAGCCGATAACTGCTTCCTACACCCAGTCAAAGATTTTCGGGATGCTTTCTGAAGCGTATCTATTATTTGTACGGGCACAGGTTGAATTGGCGCTTGGAAG GTTTGGAAATGCACTTTCAGCCATCGAGAAAGCTGGGCAGATCGACTCGAGAAACATCGAAGTTTCGCTTTTACTCAGCAATGTGCGATTGGTTAGCCAAGCTCGCATACGTGGCAATGACCTATTTAAATCTGAAAGGTATACTGAAGCTTGTGCAGCATATGGGGACGGCCTCAGGCTTGACCCGTCAAATTCAGTTCTGTACTGCAATCGAGCAGCTTGCTGGTATAAACTCGGGCAATGGGAAAAATCTGTCGGTGACTGCAATCAAGCTCTCCATATCCAGCCAAAGTATACCAAAGCCCTCCTCCGAAGGGCTGCCTCAAACATGAAG CTTGAGCTATGGGCTGAAGCTGTAAGAGATTATGAAGTCTTGAGGAGGGAGCTTCCACACGATAATGAAGTTGCCGAATCTTTGTTACATGCTCGAGGTGCACTTAAGAAATCCAGGGGGGAAGAGGTTCATAATTCGAAGTTCGGTGGAGAGATTGAAATTGTTTCGGGCCTCGAACAGTTTCGAGCTGCAATTTTATCTCCTG GAGTATCGGTGGTTCATTTTAAAGCAGCTTCCAATGTACAGTGCTGGGAGATATCCGCATTCTTGGATACATTGTGTAGCAAATATCGGTCCATAAATTTTCTCAAG gtgGATGTCGAAGACTGCCCAGTACTTGCTAATGCCGAGAATGTTAGAATTGTACCAACGTTCAAAATTTACAAGAAGGGCGAGCGGGTGAAGGATCTGGTCTGCCCGAGTCCCGAGGAGTTGGAGTCTTTGGTGAGGCATTACTGTATTTAG